One Kineococcus aurantiacus genomic window carries:
- a CDS encoding cell wall-binding repeat-containing protein, giving the protein MRPARRTALSTLAAATLLAMAGTTAAHAATPVPKVGTPFPYVGLVRAAGEDRYETAAVVSRGSFQPSAGSSVFVTSGEAPADALTAGPAAASLDAPLLLTRPGELPAATAEELDRLAPATVYVVGGADRVSEATVAEISAAAPGATVTRIAGDTRWETAVEVAERFFPDPAGVVLTRGDTFPDALSGGAAAAVAGVPVMITEPTQVPAPVAEWMAAHTFEQSLVVGGPASVSEDVAAALAARSGGAAPVRLAGADRYDTSAAVAAQVFPAATTTTVLLATGDDFPDALAGVPAAAVNAAPILLLPKSCSPASTLAYLGTFPEGVSEIVLGGPTAVTPEALSVACA; this is encoded by the coding sequence ATGCGCCCGGCCCGTCGCACCGCCCTGTCCACGCTCGCCGCCGCGACCCTGCTGGCCATGGCCGGCACGACGGCGGCCCACGCCGCGACCCCCGTGCCGAAGGTCGGCACGCCGTTCCCGTACGTGGGCCTGGTCCGCGCCGCGGGCGAGGACCGGTACGAGACGGCCGCGGTCGTCTCGCGGGGCTCCTTCCAGCCGTCGGCGGGGTCGTCGGTGTTCGTCACCAGCGGGGAGGCCCCGGCGGACGCGCTGACCGCGGGCCCGGCGGCGGCCTCGCTGGACGCGCCGCTGCTGCTGACCCGCCCCGGTGAGCTGCCGGCCGCTACCGCCGAGGAGCTGGACCGGCTCGCGCCGGCGACGGTGTACGTGGTGGGCGGGGCCGACCGCGTCTCCGAGGCCACCGTGGCCGAGATCTCCGCGGCCGCCCCGGGGGCGACCGTCACGCGCATCGCGGGCGACACGCGCTGGGAGACCGCCGTCGAGGTGGCCGAGAGATTCTTCCCGGACCCGGCCGGGGTCGTCCTGACGCGGGGCGACACCTTCCCCGACGCCCTGTCCGGCGGGGCGGCCGCGGCGGTCGCCGGCGTCCCCGTGATGATCACCGAGCCGACGCAGGTGCCCGCGCCGGTGGCGGAGTGGATGGCCGCGCACACGTTCGAGCAGAGCCTGGTCGTCGGCGGCCCGGCCTCGGTCAGCGAGGACGTCGCGGCGGCGCTGGCGGCCCGCAGCGGCGGCGCGGCCCCGGTCCGCCTCGCCGGCGCCGACCGGTACGACACCTCCGCCGCCGTCGCGGCGCAGGTGTTCCCGGCGGCCACGACGACGACGGTCCTGCTGGCCACGGGCGACGACTTCCCGGACGCCCTCGCGGGTGTCCCGGCCGCGGCCGTGAACGCCGCGCCGATCCTGCTGCTCCCGAAGAGCTGCTCCCCGGCGTCGACGCTCGCCTACCTCGGCACGTTCCCCGAGGGGGTCAGCGAGATCGTCCTCGGCGGCCCGACGGCGGTGACGCCGGAGGCGCTGAGCGTGGCCTGCGCCTGA
- a CDS encoding low molecular weight protein-tyrosine-phosphatase: MTVCTGNICRSPMAEVVLRDRLDRVGLADRVVVDSSGISDEEHGNPVDPRAASVLREHGYDVPAHSAHRATRQELAGRDLLLAMTSRHAQWLRAQAPASADVRMYRSFDPEAPAAGRESDLDIDDPWYGDRSDFERTLEQVEAAADAVVDHLRTRLASPAAGA; encoded by the coding sequence ATGACCGTCTGCACCGGCAACATCTGCCGGTCCCCGATGGCCGAGGTGGTCCTGCGGGACCGCCTCGACCGGGTGGGGCTGGCCGACCGGGTCGTCGTGGACTCCTCGGGGATCTCCGACGAGGAGCACGGCAACCCGGTCGACCCGCGCGCCGCGTCCGTGCTGCGCGAGCACGGCTACGACGTGCCGGCGCACTCGGCGCACCGCGCCACCCGCCAGGAGCTCGCCGGGCGCGACCTGCTGCTGGCCATGACCTCCCGGCACGCGCAGTGGCTGCGCGCGCAGGCCCCCGCCTCGGCGGACGTCCGCATGTACCGCTCGTTCGACCCCGAAGCCCCCGCCGCCGGGCGCGAGTCCGACCTCGACATCGACGACCCCTGGTACGGGGACCGCTCCGACTTCGAGCGGACCCTGGAGCAGGTCGAGGCCGCCGCCGACGCGGTCGTGGACCACCTGCGCACCCGCCTGGCCTCCCCCGCGGCCGGGGCCTGA
- a CDS encoding SpoIIE family protein phosphatase — protein sequence MSAVTRAWHRLMTRTSLQRRVSVMGLTFLLIVLVLSLVLLRSAIPFLRPSVPPDTSAATRTAQQVDALQRVVVEAQVAHQLYITASDLARLRAEGAAREAKMAAYDDARAPLVTVALQERSPTLRRQLNRVLQDAAQWRTTVDEQAAYKQQADQARLSASIANAPAAAAFLTFYQDLAPLQMTLDRLQTAERDALLAERERSRPLQFIVAAIALLLVPVALHLVRRWVVRPLDSLSEQLLRVGGGDLQTPVSLPGPPELAAVAASAETMRRRILDELADAVSAREALQQGQPLVAEVRDQLTAHDLPVVPGWSSAAALRPAEGLLAGDWYDVLPLRDGRFAVVVADVSGHGARAGIVAIQLKRLLEASLHLAPEPDLALAMAARVFADEVERFASCVVVVVDPDSGTVTYANAGHPAPLVLRADDDRGVRVVSELEPTGPLLSWLHLDVPGSWQTRSASMAPGSLLVVFTDGLTEARPTGTTDELGIEGVLAALGGLAELTPQALVDEALDVARRHSGGRARDDVTLVALARSASPARVVPVARDGAQEPRA from the coding sequence GTGAGCGCCGTGACGAGGGCGTGGCACCGCCTCATGACCCGCACCTCCCTGCAGCGGCGCGTCTCGGTGATGGGCCTGACGTTCCTGCTCATCGTCCTCGTGCTCAGCCTCGTTCTGCTGCGCAGCGCCATCCCGTTCCTGCGCCCCAGCGTGCCGCCGGACACCAGCGCGGCCACGAGGACGGCCCAGCAGGTCGACGCGCTCCAGCGCGTCGTGGTGGAGGCGCAGGTCGCCCACCAGCTCTACATCACCGCCTCGGACCTGGCGCGGCTGCGGGCCGAGGGCGCGGCCCGCGAGGCGAAGATGGCCGCCTACGACGACGCCCGGGCCCCCCTGGTCACGGTCGCGCTGCAGGAGCGGAGCCCGACGCTGCGGCGGCAGCTGAACCGGGTCCTGCAGGACGCCGCGCAGTGGCGCACCACCGTCGACGAGCAGGCGGCCTACAAGCAGCAGGCCGACCAGGCCCGGCTCAGCGCGTCCATCGCCAACGCCCCCGCCGCCGCGGCCTTCCTGACCTTCTACCAGGACCTCGCGCCCCTGCAGATGACCCTCGACCGCCTGCAGACCGCCGAGCGCGACGCCCTCCTGGCCGAGCGCGAGCGCTCGCGCCCCCTGCAGTTCATCGTCGCCGCCATCGCCCTCCTCCTCGTCCCGGTCGCCCTCCACCTGGTGCGGCGCTGGGTGGTCCGGCCGCTGGACTCGCTGTCCGAGCAGCTCCTGCGCGTCGGCGGCGGGGACCTGCAGACCCCCGTCTCGCTGCCCGGGCCACCGGAGCTGGCGGCCGTGGCGGCCTCCGCCGAGACCATGCGCCGGCGCATCCTCGACGAGCTCGCCGACGCCGTCTCGGCGCGCGAGGCCCTGCAGCAGGGGCAGCCGCTGGTGGCCGAGGTGCGCGACCAGCTCACCGCCCACGACCTGCCCGTCGTCCCCGGCTGGTCCTCGGCGGCGGCCCTGCGCCCGGCGGAGGGCCTGCTGGCGGGGGACTGGTACGACGTCCTGCCGCTGCGCGACGGGCGGTTCGCCGTCGTGGTGGCCGACGTCTCCGGTCACGGCGCCCGCGCCGGGATCGTGGCCATCCAGCTCAAGCGGCTCCTGGAGGCCTCGCTGCACCTGGCCCCCGAACCGGACCTGGCGCTGGCGATGGCCGCGCGGGTCTTCGCCGACGAGGTCGAGCGCTTCGCCAGCTGCGTCGTCGTGGTCGTCGACCCCGACTCCGGCACCGTCACGTACGCCAACGCCGGGCACCCGGCCCCGTTGGTGCTGCGCGCCGACGACGACAGGGGCGTCCGCGTCGTCTCCGAGCTGGAGCCCACGGGCCCGCTGCTGTCCTGGCTGCACCTCGACGTCCCCGGCAGCTGGCAGACCCGCAGCGCCTCGATGGCGCCCGGTTCGCTGCTCGTCGTCTTCACCGACGGGCTCACCGAGGCCCGCCCCACCGGCACCACCGACGAGCTCGGCATCGAGGGCGTCCTCGCCGCGCTGGGCGGGCTGGCGGAGCTCACGCCGCAGGCGCTGGTCGACGAGGCGCTCGACGTCGCGCGCCGGCACAGCGGCGGCCGGGCCCGCGACGACGTGACGCTCGTGGCCCTGGCCCGCTCCGCCTCCCCGGCCCGCGTGGTGCCCGTCGCGCGCGACGGCGCGCAGGAGCCCCGCGCCTGA
- a CDS encoding EAL domain-containing protein has translation MQHPAATLVAPRPRTRPRTRRPGVQRLRDALVTAVALVLATTLLVAGTLLGLDGPAPWQASASTLVLAVVVLVAESRPLSARGQALPVSWGFLVALVALGPVGLALAVRAVPTLVRDLRRGAGPLALVVDGGAALSGVFTCAVVLDALLATGAPDGPALSDPRQWPAVLLAGATGLLVQWCCDAAARRVVDRRPRDLVRTGSTSGFLLTLAVIASAPVVVVSAEGGPWLLLLVCVPLGVVLVSSVIARRHERRAMVDDLTGLPNRDALLGATTRALRGAGSGATAGPGLLVVDLDHFKDVNDTLGHPVGDALLREVAGRLAAQAPPGAVVARLGGDEFGLLVPDGLDAESLALAVVEEMSRPLRVGELQVLLPASVGVARAPEHGTSAPSLLKSADVALYHAKEVRGRACTYADRRDVNSIERLRLLGDLGRAVERGELFVRYQPQVDPRTGVVAGVEALVRWHHPELGAVGPDRFIPLAEQSGLVAGVTAVVLDRALADAARWRAEGHRPTVSVNLSARLLTDHDLPSMVAEGLRRHRVEASALVLEVTETGIVSDAERAGSVVRRLRALGCGVAVDDYGTGQCSLTYLTDLEVDELKIDRSFVTGMTGDRARAVIVRSTIQMARELGLRVVAEGVADAATLQVLATLGCHLAQGEHVGDPMSADAVTDLLRSRGGRRAAAVPGQSAPALEDRPHERTVKTV, from the coding sequence GTGCAGCACCCGGCGGCCACGCTCGTGGCCCCCCGACCCCGCACCCGGCCGCGCACCCGGCGGCCGGGCGTCCAGCGGCTGCGGGACGCGCTCGTCACCGCCGTCGCCCTCGTCCTGGCCACCACCCTCCTCGTCGCCGGCACCCTCCTCGGCCTCGACGGTCCCGCCCCCTGGCAGGCCTCCGCCTCCACCCTCGTGCTCGCCGTCGTCGTCCTGGTCGCCGAGTCCCGCCCCCTCAGCGCCCGCGGGCAGGCCCTGCCCGTCTCGTGGGGGTTCCTCGTCGCGCTCGTGGCCCTCGGGCCGGTCGGGCTCGCCCTGGCCGTCCGGGCCGTGCCCACCCTGGTGCGCGACCTGCGCCGCGGAGCCGGCCCCCTCGCGCTCGTCGTCGACGGCGGCGCCGCCCTGTCCGGGGTGTTCACCTGCGCCGTCGTCCTCGACGCCCTCCTGGCGACCGGCGCACCCGACGGCCCCGCCCTCAGCGACCCCCGCCAGTGGCCCGCCGTGCTGCTCGCCGGGGCGACCGGCCTGCTCGTCCAGTGGTGCTGCGACGCCGCCGCGCGCCGCGTCGTGGACCGGCGCCCCCGCGACCTCGTGCGCACCGGGTCCACCTCCGGGTTCCTGCTCACCCTGGCCGTGATCGCCTCCGCACCCGTGGTCGTCGTCAGCGCCGAGGGCGGCCCGTGGCTGCTGCTGCTCGTGTGCGTGCCGCTCGGCGTCGTCCTCGTCAGCTCGGTCATCGCCCGCCGCCACGAACGCCGCGCCATGGTCGACGACCTCACCGGCCTGCCCAACCGCGACGCCCTCCTCGGCGCCACCACCCGGGCGCTGCGGGGAGCCGGCAGCGGCGCCACCGCGGGCCCGGGCCTGCTCGTGGTGGACCTCGACCACTTCAAGGACGTCAACGACACCCTCGGCCACCCCGTCGGCGACGCCCTGCTGCGCGAGGTCGCCGGCCGCCTCGCCGCCCAGGCGCCGCCGGGGGCCGTCGTCGCCCGCCTGGGCGGGGACGAGTTCGGCCTGCTCGTCCCCGACGGCCTGGACGCGGAGTCCCTGGCGCTCGCGGTCGTCGAGGAGATGTCCCGGCCCCTGCGGGTCGGGGAGCTGCAGGTGCTGCTGCCGGCCAGCGTCGGGGTCGCCCGCGCCCCCGAGCACGGCACGAGCGCGCCCTCGCTGCTCAAGAGCGCCGACGTGGCGCTCTACCACGCCAAGGAGGTGCGCGGCCGGGCCTGCACCTACGCCGACCGCCGCGACGTCAACAGCATCGAGCGGCTGCGGCTGCTCGGTGACCTGGGGCGGGCCGTCGAGCGCGGGGAGCTGTTCGTCCGCTACCAGCCGCAGGTCGACCCCCGCACCGGCGTCGTCGCCGGCGTCGAGGCCCTCGTCCGCTGGCACCACCCCGAGCTGGGCGCGGTCGGGCCGGACCGCTTCATCCCGCTGGCCGAGCAGTCCGGGCTCGTCGCGGGGGTGACGGCCGTCGTCCTCGACCGCGCCCTGGCCGACGCGGCCCGCTGGCGCGCCGAGGGCCACCGCCCCACCGTCTCGGTGAACCTCTCCGCGCGCCTGCTGACCGACCACGACCTGCCGTCCATGGTCGCCGAGGGCCTGCGCCGGCACCGGGTCGAGGCGTCCGCCCTCGTCCTGGAGGTCACCGAGACGGGCATCGTCTCCGACGCCGAACGGGCCGGGTCGGTCGTGCGGCGGTTGCGGGCCCTGGGGTGCGGCGTCGCCGTCGACGACTACGGCACGGGCCAGTGCTCGCTGACGTACCTCACGGACCTGGAGGTCGACGAGCTGAAGATCGACCGCAGCTTCGTCACCGGCATGACCGGGGACCGCGCCCGCGCGGTCATCGTCCGCTCGACCATCCAGATGGCCCGCGAGCTCGGGCTGCGCGTCGTGGCCGAGGGCGTCGCCGACGCCGCCACCCTGCAGGTGCTCGCCACCCTCGGCTGCCACCTGGCCCAGGGGGAGCACGTGGGCGACCCCATGTCGGCCGACGCGGTCACCGACCTGCTGCGCTCCCGGGGCGGGCGCCGCGCGGCCGCGGTGCCCGGGCAGTCCGCGCCCGCCCTGGAGGACCGCCCTCACGAGCGCACCGTCAAGACGGTCTGA
- a CDS encoding adenylate kinase: MTRLVLLGPPGAGKGTQAALLAARLQVPAISTGDIFRANVAGRTELGLTVERYLDAGEYVPDSVTNAMVRDRLAQPDAADGFILDGYPRTTEQVRELDGMLAEAGAQLEHVLEITADTDELVRRLVARGRAQGRSDDTEDVIRNRQRVYAEQTAPLVQVYAERGLLRSVDGLGEVAEVTARLVAALEHVVDLREVQLPRTAQDAVSG, translated from the coding sequence ATGACGCGTCTCGTCCTCCTCGGTCCGCCGGGAGCCGGCAAGGGCACCCAGGCCGCGCTGCTGGCCGCCCGCCTGCAGGTCCCGGCGATCTCCACCGGCGACATCTTCCGCGCCAACGTCGCGGGACGGACCGAGCTAGGGCTGACCGTCGAGCGCTACCTCGACGCGGGGGAGTACGTGCCCGACTCGGTGACCAACGCCATGGTCCGCGACCGGCTGGCCCAGCCCGACGCCGCCGACGGCTTCATCCTCGACGGGTACCCGCGCACCACCGAGCAGGTGCGCGAGCTGGACGGCATGCTCGCCGAGGCCGGTGCGCAGCTCGAGCACGTCCTGGAGATCACCGCCGACACCGACGAGCTGGTGCGCCGGCTGGTGGCGCGCGGCCGCGCGCAGGGGCGCTCGGACGACACCGAGGACGTCATCCGCAACCGGCAGCGGGTCTACGCCGAGCAGACCGCGCCGCTGGTGCAGGTCTACGCCGAGCGCGGGCTGCTGCGGTCGGTGGACGGCCTCGGCGAGGTCGCCGAGGTCACCGCGCGCCTGGTCGCCGCCCTCGAGCACGTCGTGGACCTGCGCGAGGTCCAGCTGCCCCGGACCGCGCAGGACGCCGTCTCCGGCTGA
- a CDS encoding histidine phosphatase family protein produces the protein MSSTFHWPSGLVLVRHGQSTGNLADARARSTHAEVVDVAERDADVPLSPTGRAQAQAVARWLADDPQAPATPEVLVVSPYARARDTALAIREELRRKGVDAPMRTDERLRERDLGWWDGLTGLGVRARFPDEAARRQRIGKFYYRPPGGESWCDVALRVRSVLSTLREDHPGQRVLVVSHQAVIMNFRLVLEDLDEESLLRLDAEEPLANCSVTHYLGDGRERPVLERAGDVTAAGGVRVTDDPVDDEPDGAVAR, from the coding sequence GTGAGCAGCACCTTCCACTGGCCCAGCGGCCTGGTCCTCGTGCGGCACGGGCAGTCCACGGGGAACCTCGCCGACGCCCGCGCGCGGTCGACGCACGCCGAGGTCGTCGACGTCGCCGAGCGCGACGCCGACGTGCCCCTGTCCCCCACCGGCCGCGCCCAGGCGCAGGCGGTGGCGCGCTGGCTGGCCGACGACCCGCAGGCCCCGGCGACGCCGGAGGTGCTCGTCGTCTCCCCCTACGCCCGCGCGCGCGACACGGCCCTGGCCATCCGGGAGGAGCTGCGGCGCAAGGGGGTGGACGCGCCGATGCGCACCGACGAACGGCTCCGGGAGCGCGACCTGGGCTGGTGGGACGGGCTGACGGGCCTGGGGGTGCGGGCCCGCTTCCCCGACGAGGCCGCCCGCCGGCAGCGCATCGGGAAGTTCTACTACCGCCCGCCGGGCGGGGAGAGCTGGTGCGACGTGGCGCTGCGGGTGCGCAGCGTGCTGTCGACGCTGCGCGAGGACCACCCCGGGCAGCGGGTCCTCGTCGTCTCCCACCAGGCGGTGATCATGAACTTCCGGCTGGTCCTGGAGGACCTGGACGAGGAGTCGCTGCTGCGCCTGGACGCCGAGGAGCCCCTCGCCAACTGCTCGGTGACGCACTACCTGGGCGACGGGCGGGAGCGGCCGGTCCTGGAGCGGGCCGGGGACGTCACCGCCGCCGGGGGCGTCCGCGTCACCGACGACCCGGTGGACGACGAGCCGGACGGGGCGGTGGCCCGGTGA
- a CDS encoding FmdB family zinc ribbon protein, translating to MPTYAYACQTCGHSFEVRQSFSDDALTVCPECSGQLRKLFNNVGIVFKGSGFYRNDSRSSSGSSTGGSTSSTPAAKESGSSSSSSSSSSTPSSSSSSSGSASGSTSAA from the coding sequence GTGCCCACCTACGCCTACGCCTGCCAGACCTGCGGACACTCCTTCGAGGTCCGCCAGTCCTTCAGCGACGACGCCCTGACCGTCTGCCCGGAGTGCTCGGGGCAGCTGCGCAAGCTGTTCAACAACGTCGGCATCGTGTTCAAGGGCTCGGGGTTCTACCGCAACGACTCGCGCAGCTCGAGCGGGTCGTCCACCGGCGGCTCGACGTCCTCGACCCCCGCGGCCAAGGAGTCCGGCTCGTCGAGCTCCTCGTCCAGCTCCTCGTCGACCCCCTCGTCGAGCTCCAGCTCCTCCGGCAGCGCGAGCGGCTCCACCTCCGCGGCCTGA
- a CDS encoding sodium:solute symporter family transporter gives MIALAAAAPQRIDAHLVDYLLVAFYFLIVLGIGLIARRSVSSSLDFLLSGRSLPAWVTGLAFVSANLGATELLGQAANGAQFGEQAFHYYWIGAIPAMVFLALVMMPFYYGSKVRSVPEFLGRRFDAKTQRLQGLLFAIASVLLAGVNLYAMAIVVNALLGWPTWLAIVVAGVIVLAYTFLGGLSAAIYNEVLQFFVIVVTMVPITLVGLHRVGGWDGLVSKLTANGDTNMLQAFPGSDLTGIGSSIGSTFGVVLGLGFVTSFGYWTTNFTEVQRAFSARNAAAAQRTPLIAAVPKVLIALVIIVPGMIAAVLIPGIENLKRGLPSDVTYNDAVPLLLRELLPSGFLGVALAGLLAAFMAGMAANVSSFNTVFTYDLWQDWLRPGRDDAHYLKVGRLVTVIGTALAIGTAFIAAGFSNIMDYIQTLFSFFNVPLFAVFAFGLFWKKLTGSGGFWGLLSGTVSAVFVFVLNQVGVISLSGQGSSFLGGGVATVVAVLIGWMVSRAGTPRPEADLRGLVWSLTPAEVRAVPREAGWYRSPAVLSVIVLVLAVAGYVLFAVV, from the coding sequence GTGATCGCCCTCGCCGCCGCCGCACCGCAGCGGATCGACGCCCACCTCGTCGACTACCTGCTCGTCGCGTTCTACTTCCTCATCGTCCTGGGCATCGGCCTCATCGCCCGCCGCAGCGTCTCCTCCAGCCTGGACTTCCTGCTGTCCGGCCGCAGCCTGCCGGCGTGGGTCACCGGGCTCGCGTTCGTCTCGGCCAACCTCGGCGCCACCGAGCTCCTCGGCCAGGCCGCCAACGGGGCGCAGTTCGGTGAGCAGGCGTTCCACTACTACTGGATCGGCGCCATCCCCGCGATGGTGTTCCTCGCCCTGGTGATGATGCCGTTCTACTACGGCTCCAAGGTGCGCTCGGTGCCGGAGTTCCTGGGCCGCCGGTTCGACGCCAAGACCCAGCGCCTGCAGGGCCTGCTGTTCGCCATCGCCTCGGTCCTGCTGGCCGGGGTGAACCTCTACGCCATGGCCATCGTCGTCAACGCCCTGCTGGGCTGGCCGACGTGGCTGGCGATCGTCGTCGCCGGTGTCATCGTCCTGGCCTACACGTTCCTGGGCGGCCTGTCCGCGGCGATCTACAACGAGGTCCTGCAGTTCTTCGTCATCGTCGTGACCATGGTCCCGATCACCCTCGTGGGCCTGCACCGCGTCGGCGGCTGGGACGGGCTGGTCTCCAAGCTCACCGCGAACGGTGACACGAACATGCTGCAGGCCTTCCCCGGCAGCGACCTCACGGGCATCGGCTCCTCCATCGGGTCGACGTTCGGGGTGGTCCTCGGCCTCGGGTTCGTCACCAGCTTCGGCTACTGGACGACCAACTTCACCGAGGTCCAGCGCGCGTTCTCGGCCCGCAACGCCGCTGCGGCGCAGCGGACCCCGCTCATCGCGGCCGTCCCGAAGGTCCTCATCGCGCTCGTCATCATCGTGCCCGGCATGATCGCCGCGGTCCTCATCCCCGGCATCGAGAACCTCAAGCGGGGGCTGCCGAGCGACGTGACCTACAACGACGCCGTCCCGCTGCTGCTGCGCGAACTGCTGCCCAGCGGTTTCCTCGGGGTCGCCCTCGCCGGGCTGCTGGCCGCGTTCATGGCGGGCATGGCCGCCAACGTCAGCTCCTTCAACACGGTGTTCACGTACGACCTGTGGCAGGACTGGCTGCGCCCGGGCCGCGACGACGCCCACTACCTGAAGGTCGGCCGCCTGGTCACCGTCATCGGAACCGCGCTGGCCATCGGCACCGCCTTCATCGCCGCGGGCTTCTCGAACATCATGGACTACATCCAGACGCTGTTCTCGTTCTTCAACGTCCCGCTGTTCGCGGTGTTCGCGTTCGGACTGTTCTGGAAGAAGCTCACCGGGTCCGGCGGGTTCTGGGGGCTGCTGTCCGGGACCGTCAGCGCGGTGTTCGTGTTCGTCCTGAACCAGGTCGGCGTGATCTCCCTGTCCGGCCAGGGGTCCAGCTTTCTCGGCGGCGGCGTCGCGACGGTCGTCGCGGTCCTCATCGGCTGGATGGTCTCCCGCGCCGGCACCCCGCGGCCGGAGGCCGACCTGCGCGGCCTGGTCTGGTCGCTCACCCCGGCCGAGGTGCGGGCCGTGCCCCGCGAAGCCGGCTGGTACCGCTCCCCCGCGGTGCTGTCCGTGATCGTCCTGGTGCTCGCCGTGGCCGGGTACGTGCTGTTCGCGGTCGTCTGA
- a CDS encoding SAF domain-containing protein: MPETAVATPPAPPVPLGPRARRRRRLTRRWLSAGLVAAAGGAGVSVLAPPAPSLAPALVAVRDLPTGAVLTASDVQRAERDAGTLPAGLLGPGEAVGAVLASPVRRGEVLTDARTTAGPLLTGQPAGTVATTVDVGDPALLPSLAPGTRVDVLARTQDPVTGAATGADRVAADVVVLRVPTPTGGGLLGGPGAAATSVLVAVDAATAARLAAASGQTVLTVRS, encoded by the coding sequence GTGCCCGAGACCGCTGTCGCCACCCCGCCCGCCCCACCCGTCCCGCTGGGTCCGCGGGCCCGCCGCCGGCGGCGGCTGACCCGCCGGTGGCTGTCGGCCGGGCTCGTCGCCGCGGCCGGTGGTGCCGGGGTGTCGGTCCTGGCCCCGCCCGCGCCGTCGCTGGCCCCCGCCCTGGTGGCGGTGCGCGACCTGCCCACGGGGGCCGTCCTGACCGCCTCCGACGTCCAGCGCGCCGAGCGCGACGCCGGGACGCTGCCCGCCGGGCTCCTGGGGCCCGGGGAGGCGGTGGGTGCCGTGCTGGCCTCCCCCGTGCGCCGCGGGGAGGTCCTCACCGACGCCCGGACCACGGCGGGGCCGCTGCTGACGGGCCAGCCCGCCGGCACGGTCGCCACCACGGTCGACGTCGGCGACCCCGCCCTGCTGCCGTCCCTGGCCCCCGGCACGCGCGTCGACGTCCTGGCCCGCACGCAGGACCCCGTCACGGGGGCGGCCACGGGCGCCGACCGCGTCGCGGCCGACGTCGTCGTCCTGCGGGTGCCGACTCCCACCGGCGGCGGGCTGCTCGGCGGGCCGGGCGCGGCGGCGACCAGCGTCCTGGTGGCCGTCGACGCCGCGACGGCCGCCCGGCTGGCCGCCGCGAGCGGTCAGACCGTCTTGACGGTGCGCTCGTGA
- a CDS encoding NAD(P)H-hydrate dehydratase, translating to MSAEDAVTVTSAVLRDWPLPAPGVGKESRGRTVVVGGSTRTPGAVLLAAEAAVRAGAGKLQVATTRSTATALGVALPEALVLPLPETAGGGIDPVCGGDEELVALVDGAHAALLGVGAIGEQDVRALLEALVPRIGDGVVVLDALGLAPVTADVTFLHALQGRAVLTPNLSELAIVLDAEPSEVESDVGAAARELARRARCTVAAGGGESWIAAPDGRCWRDASGGVGLGVSGSGDVLSGIVTGLCARGADPTQAAVWASHLHGRAGDRLASSVGRLGFLARELPAQVPAVLAEIEV from the coding sequence GTGAGCGCCGAGGACGCCGTCACCGTCACCTCGGCGGTCCTGCGCGACTGGCCGCTGCCCGCGCCGGGCGTCGGCAAGGAGTCCCGCGGGCGCACCGTGGTGGTCGGCGGCAGCACCCGGACCCCGGGGGCCGTGCTGCTGGCGGCCGAGGCCGCGGTGCGCGCCGGGGCGGGCAAGCTGCAGGTCGCCACGACGCGCAGCACCGCGACGGCGCTGGGCGTGGCGCTGCCGGAGGCGCTGGTCCTGCCGCTGCCCGAGACGGCCGGTGGCGGGATCGACCCCGTCTGCGGCGGGGACGAGGAGCTGGTCGCGCTGGTGGACGGGGCGCACGCGGCGCTGCTGGGCGTCGGCGCGATCGGTGAGCAGGACGTGCGCGCGCTGCTGGAGGCGCTGGTCCCGCGGATCGGTGACGGCGTCGTCGTGCTGGACGCCCTCGGGCTGGCCCCGGTGACGGCCGACGTCACGTTCCTGCACGCGCTCCAGGGCCGTGCGGTGCTGACGCCCAACCTCAGCGAGCTGGCCATCGTGCTGGACGCCGAGCCGTCGGAGGTGGAGTCGGACGTCGGCGCAGCCGCCCGCGAGCTGGCCCGCCGGGCCCGGTGCACCGTCGCGGCCGGCGGCGGTGAGTCGTGGATCGCGGCTCCCGACGGGCGGTGCTGGCGGGACGCCTCCGGCGGGGTGGGCCTGGGGGTGTCGGGGTCCGGTGACGTGCTCTCGGGCATCGTCACCGGCCTGTGCGCGCGGGGCGCGGACCCCACGCAGGCCGCGGTGTGGGCCTCGCACCTGCACGGCCGGGCCGGGGACCGCCTGGCCAGCTCGGTGGGCCGGCTCGGCTTCCTGGCCCGGGAGCTGCCGGCCCAGGTGCCGGCCGTCCTCGCCGAGATCGAGGTCTGA